In Nocardia asteroides, the following proteins share a genomic window:
- a CDS encoding winged helix-turn-helix transcriptional regulator — protein sequence MTAAPAERAEYPPYGDFEADCPARMGVDLFGNSWLPVLVYMLRDGPLRHSDLRTAAGGISQKMLTQTLRRMEQMTLVRRHRYAEAPPRVEYELTAAGRDLLQPIYALGAWVERHGPAVTTAMYGDPPD from the coding sequence ATGACCGCCGCACCGGCCGAACGGGCCGAGTACCCGCCCTACGGCGACTTCGAGGCCGACTGCCCGGCCAGGATGGGTGTCGACCTGTTCGGGAATTCCTGGCTGCCCGTGCTCGTGTACATGCTGCGCGACGGTCCGCTTCGTCACAGTGACCTCCGCACGGCCGCGGGCGGGATCAGCCAGAAGATGCTCACCCAGACGCTGCGGCGGATGGAACAGATGACACTCGTACGCAGGCATCGCTACGCCGAGGCGCCGCCGCGGGTGGAGTACGAACTCACCGCGGCGGGCCGGGATCTGCTGCAGCCGATTTATGCGCTCGGCGCATGGGTCGAGCGGCACGGGCCCGCGGTGACCACCGCGATGTACGGCGACCCGCCGGACTGA
- a CDS encoding response regulator transcription factor, with the protein MTSVLIVEDEESLADPLAFLLRKEGFDVTVVGDGPSALAEFDRSGADIVLLDLMLPGMSGTDVCKQLRTRSGVPVIMVTARDSEIDKVVGLELGADDYVTKPYSARELIARIRAVLRRGAGDELDSGSENGVLEAGPVRMDVDRHTVHVNGGQVTLPLKEFDLLEYLLRNSGRVLTRGQLIDRVWGADYVGDTKTLDVHVKRLRSKIEADPAKPEHLVTVRGLGYKLEA; encoded by the coding sequence ATGACGAGTGTGTTGATCGTCGAAGACGAGGAGTCGCTGGCCGATCCGCTGGCGTTCCTGCTGCGCAAGGAAGGCTTCGACGTCACCGTCGTCGGTGACGGCCCGTCCGCGCTGGCCGAGTTCGACCGCTCCGGCGCCGACATCGTGCTGCTCGACCTGATGCTGCCCGGCATGAGCGGCACCGACGTGTGCAAGCAGCTGCGCACCCGCAGCGGCGTGCCGGTGATCATGGTGACCGCGCGCGACAGCGAGATCGACAAGGTCGTCGGCCTGGAACTGGGCGCCGACGACTACGTCACCAAGCCGTACTCGGCGCGCGAGCTGATCGCCCGCATCCGCGCCGTGCTGCGCCGCGGCGCCGGCGACGAACTGGACTCCGGCAGCGAGAACGGCGTGCTCGAGGCCGGTCCGGTGCGGATGGATGTGGACCGGCACACGGTGCACGTCAACGGCGGGCAGGTCACCCTGCCGCTCAAGGAGTTCGACCTGCTCGAATACCTGCTGCGCAACTCCGGTCGCGTGCTCACCCGCGGTCAGCTCATCGACCGCGTCTGGGGCGCCGACTACGTGGGCGACACCAAGACCCTCGACGTGCACGTCAAGCGCCTGCGCTCCAAGATCGAGGCCGACCCGGCCAAGCCGGAACACCTGGTGACCGTCCGCGGCCTGGGCTACAAACTGGAAGCCTGA
- a CDS encoding ESX secretion-associated protein EspG — MSWTFTADEFYHVWQEETGEDRYPFPLTKWSAAPTQGEFEQLARAAAQRWPTGADPDLTAVLRHAAEPDTAMAVFDAVGPRLRAYGARTGERGVVLRQYDDNSVEVFSGSAGMVARAFASFLGELPAGQAGHLVEDVDRLAAHYESWQRSADSVASRMDRLAKAERASSGYIEAKVGLHAPRATPARYLTWIDVAEDGRYLTYRRYQDLHIEPVGKQRLIDAIESIATPARHDD, encoded by the coding sequence GTGAGCTGGACTTTCACCGCCGACGAGTTCTACCACGTCTGGCAGGAGGAGACCGGTGAGGACCGGTATCCGTTCCCGCTGACGAAGTGGTCGGCGGCACCGACCCAGGGCGAATTCGAGCAGCTCGCCAGGGCCGCCGCCCAACGCTGGCCCACCGGCGCCGACCCGGACCTGACCGCGGTGCTCCGGCACGCGGCCGAGCCGGATACCGCGATGGCCGTCTTCGACGCCGTCGGGCCCCGTCTGCGTGCTTATGGCGCGCGGACGGGGGAGCGCGGGGTGGTGCTGCGGCAGTACGACGACAACAGTGTCGAGGTGTTCTCGGGGAGTGCGGGGATGGTGGCGCGGGCGTTCGCGTCGTTCCTCGGGGAGTTGCCCGCGGGGCAGGCCGGGCATCTGGTCGAGGATGTGGACCGGCTGGCCGCGCACTACGAATCCTGGCAGCGCTCAGCCGATTCCGTCGCCTCGCGCATGGATCGGCTGGCCAAGGCCGAGCGGGCCTCGTCCGGGTACATCGAGGCGAAGGTGGGTCTGCACGCTCCGCGCGCGACGCCCGCGCGGTATCTCACCTGGATCGATGTGGCCGAGGACGGGCGCTACCTCACCTACCGCCGCTACCAGGACCTGCACATCGAACCGGTGGGCAAACAGCGCCTGATTGATGCGATCGAGTCCATCGCCACGCCTGCCCGGCACGACGACTGA
- a CDS encoding DUF3558 domain-containing protein: MMLKSVTVTCCLLVALTASACNSSTEPDKNEPSSAGNTESSAMTQAARPTLTDAKLQPPQQDNKYTQTTGRPKVVFDPCTWISDADIESVGFRPGSRKRGDDLIAEYTFLTCDFRTPDSAMSLGLDSGNITWEEDLQKNGRVLEPTTVNGRQAGLIRGEQGDESLCRVHLRTKVGVVFVRTHSLGLGRSQNLDPCANIMEIASVVEKSIGKEN; this comes from the coding sequence ATGATGTTGAAATCCGTAACGGTCACCTGCTGTCTTCTTGTCGCGCTAACCGCGTCCGCGTGCAATTCGTCGACGGAACCCGATAAGAACGAGCCCTCGAGCGCCGGGAACACGGAGAGTTCGGCCATGACGCAGGCGGCGCGTCCGACGCTGACCGACGCGAAACTGCAGCCTCCCCAGCAAGACAACAAGTACACGCAGACCACTGGTCGGCCGAAGGTTGTCTTCGATCCGTGTACCTGGATCAGCGACGCCGATATCGAGTCCGTGGGCTTTCGCCCCGGATCCCGTAAGCGTGGCGACGACCTCATCGCCGAGTACACCTTCCTGACCTGCGACTTCCGTACGCCAGACAGCGCGATGTCGCTCGGTCTGGACTCCGGAAACATCACGTGGGAAGAAGACCTCCAGAAGAACGGGCGGGTCCTGGAGCCGACCACAGTGAACGGCCGCCAGGCAGGGCTGATCCGGGGCGAGCAAGGTGATGAATCGTTGTGCAGGGTGCACCTGCGGACCAAGGTCGGAGTCGTCTTCGTTCGCACCCACAGTCTCGGGCTCGGCCGGAGTCAAAACCTCGACCCTTGCGCCAACATCATGGAAATCGCCTCGGTTGTAGAGAAATCCATCGGCAAGGAGAACTGA
- a CDS encoding sensor histidine kinase: protein MSVPQAVLLAVLAAVVGLAVGGLLIPFVNARHAARTQEDTGLTMSQVLDLIVLASESGIAVVDEYRDVVLVNPRAEELGLVRNRLLDERAWAAVEKVLATGESAEYDLTAKNPLPGRGRIAVRGVARKLSREETSFVVLFADDDSEQARMEATRRDFVANVSHELKTPVGAMSLLAEAMLESADDPEAVRHFGSRVLAESRRLGKMVTELIALSRLQGAEKLPDLAVVDVDTVVQQAVDRSRTAAEAAGITVSTDRPSGLEVLGDETLLVTALSNLVENAIAYSPQGSHVSVSRSLRGDHVAMAVTDRGIGIAKEDQERVFERFFRSDKARSRSTGGTGLGLAIVKHVAANHNGEITLWSKLGTGSTFTLRIPAHLETDGDEDAEPTPELATRETIAQRPAAGRTNGVEARR, encoded by the coding sequence GTGAGTGTTCCGCAGGCCGTGCTGTTGGCAGTCCTCGCGGCTGTCGTCGGGCTGGCAGTCGGTGGCCTGCTGATCCCGTTCGTCAACGCCAGGCACGCCGCCCGCACGCAGGAAGACACCGGGCTGACGATGTCGCAGGTGCTCGATCTGATCGTGCTGGCGTCCGAGAGCGGCATCGCCGTGGTCGACGAGTACCGCGACGTGGTGCTGGTGAATCCACGCGCCGAGGAACTCGGCCTGGTTCGCAACCGGCTGCTCGACGAGCGGGCCTGGGCCGCGGTGGAGAAGGTGCTGGCCACCGGGGAGTCCGCCGAGTACGACCTCACCGCCAAGAACCCGCTGCCCGGCCGCGGCCGCATCGCCGTGCGTGGCGTGGCCCGCAAGCTCTCGCGCGAGGAGACCAGCTTCGTCGTGCTGTTCGCCGACGACGACTCCGAGCAGGCGCGCATGGAGGCCACCCGGCGCGATTTCGTCGCCAACGTCAGCCACGAGCTCAAGACCCCGGTCGGCGCGATGAGCCTGCTGGCGGAGGCGATGCTGGAATCGGCCGACGACCCGGAAGCGGTCCGGCACTTCGGCTCGCGCGTGCTCGCCGAGTCGCGGCGCCTGGGCAAGATGGTGACCGAGCTGATCGCGCTCTCGCGCCTGCAGGGCGCCGAGAAGCTGCCGGATCTGGCCGTCGTCGACGTGGACACGGTGGTGCAGCAGGCGGTCGACCGCTCGCGCACCGCCGCCGAGGCCGCGGGCATCACCGTCAGCACCGACCGGCCCAGCGGGCTGGAAGTGCTCGGCGACGAGACGTTGCTGGTGACCGCGCTGTCGAACCTGGTGGAGAACGCCATCGCGTACTCGCCGCAGGGCTCGCACGTGTCGGTGAGCCGGTCGCTGCGCGGCGATCACGTCGCCATGGCGGTCACCGACCGCGGCATCGGCATCGCCAAGGAAGACCAGGAGCGGGTGTTCGAGCGGTTCTTCCGCTCGGACAAGGCCCGGTCCCGGTCCACCGGCGGCACCGGACTCGGACTCGCCATCGTCAAGCACGTGGCGGCCAACCACAACGGTGAGATCACCCTGTGGAGCAAACTGGGCACCGGCTCGACGTTCACGCTGCGCATCCCCGCCCATCTGGAAACCGATGGGGACGAGGACGCGGAGCCGACGCCGGAGCTCGCCACGAGAGAAACCATCGCCCAGCGCCCCGCCGCTGGACGAACGAACGGTGTGGAGGCACGCAGATGA
- a CDS encoding sugar phosphate isomerase/epimerase family protein — MGNARADIAIGLSTASVYPENTQAAFRYAAELGYDGVELMVWAEPASQDIATVQSYVKRYGVPVLAVHAPCLLISQRVWGADPVAKLERSVRTAQALGADTVVVHPPFRWQRRYAKGFADQVGELEAHYPIKVAVENMFPMRADTLFRQGSVRRLERRAGPGAAVSAFSPSFDPTDIGFEHYTLDLSHTATAGADALELARRMGEGLVHLHLADGRGAAHDEHLVPGEGTQPCAQLCEHLVHTGFTGHAVAEINTQTARTTAERSALLGRTLDFARRHLTGATHADRS; from the coding sequence GTGGGGAACGCGCGGGCGGACATCGCGATCGGACTGTCGACGGCATCGGTGTATCCGGAGAACACTCAGGCGGCGTTCCGGTACGCGGCCGAATTGGGTTACGACGGTGTCGAATTGATGGTCTGGGCCGAGCCGGCCAGCCAGGACATCGCGACCGTGCAGTCCTACGTGAAGCGCTACGGCGTACCGGTCCTCGCCGTGCACGCGCCGTGTCTGCTGATCTCCCAGCGGGTCTGGGGCGCCGACCCGGTGGCCAAGCTGGAGCGCAGCGTGCGTACCGCGCAGGCGCTCGGCGCCGACACCGTGGTGGTGCATCCGCCGTTCCGCTGGCAGCGCCGCTACGCCAAGGGTTTCGCCGACCAGGTGGGCGAGCTGGAAGCGCACTACCCGATCAAGGTCGCGGTGGAGAACATGTTCCCGATGCGGGCCGACACGCTGTTCCGGCAGGGCTCGGTGCGCAGGCTGGAACGCCGGGCCGGGCCGGGCGCGGCGGTGAGCGCGTTCAGCCCGTCGTTCGATCCGACCGACATCGGCTTCGAGCACTACACCCTCGACCTGTCGCACACCGCGACCGCCGGCGCCGACGCGCTGGAACTGGCCCGGCGGATGGGCGAGGGCCTGGTCCACCTGCACCTGGCCGACGGCCGTGGCGCGGCCCACGACGAGCACCTGGTCCCCGGCGAGGGCACCCAGCCGTGCGCGCAGCTGTGCGAGCACCTGGTGCACACCGGTTTCACCGGGCACGCGGTGGCCGAGATCAACACCCAGACCGCGCGCACCACCGCCGAGCGCTCGGCGCTGCTCGGCCGCACGCTGGATTTCGCGCGCAGGCACCTCACCGGCGCCACCCACGCCGACCGCAGCTGA
- a CDS encoding NADPH-dependent F420 reductase encodes MRIGIIGAGAMAAALGGGWAAAGHDVRVGARDADSARELATRISPPDGHAVCAGDIATAITRADVVLLAVPVTALTDLLDTHGPALAGKVVIDCTNAFQPDTAAPDGVTGFVLSEDAVAERIAAAAPKAHVVKAFNLLAAEVWAGTERVFDGARLAVPLCGDDPAAVATVAELAEDLALQPFPAGGLHRARYLEATSVFTVGLWFAGADARAMLPPLSAAFAVTDD; translated from the coding sequence ATGCGAATCGGAATCATCGGCGCGGGCGCGATGGCGGCCGCGCTCGGCGGCGGCTGGGCGGCGGCGGGCCACGACGTGCGCGTCGGCGCCCGCGACGCCGACTCGGCACGCGAACTCGCGACCCGCATCAGCCCGCCCGACGGCCACGCCGTCTGCGCCGGCGATATCGCCACGGCGATCACCCGCGCCGACGTGGTCCTGTTGGCGGTGCCCGTCACCGCCCTCACCGACCTGCTCGACACCCACGGCCCCGCGCTGGCGGGCAAGGTCGTCATCGACTGCACCAATGCCTTCCAACCCGACACGGCCGCCCCCGACGGTGTCACCGGTTTCGTCCTGAGTGAGGACGCCGTCGCCGAACGCATCGCCGCCGCCGCGCCGAAAGCCCACGTGGTCAAGGCCTTCAACCTGCTCGCGGCCGAGGTATGGGCGGGCACCGAACGGGTCTTCGACGGGGCGCGGCTGGCCGTCCCGCTCTGCGGCGACGACCCCGCCGCCGTCGCCACGGTGGCGGAACTGGCCGAAGACCTCGCGCTGCAACCGTTCCCCGCGGGCGGCCTGCACCGGGCGAGATACCTGGAAGCCACCTCGGTCTTCACCGTCGGCCTCTGGTTCGCCGGGGCCGACGCCCGCGCCATGCTGCCCCCGCTCTCGGCAGCCTTCGCCGTGACCGACGACTGA
- a CDS encoding Ppx/GppA phosphatase family protein, with protein MRLGVLDVGSNTVHLLVVDAHRGGHPMPMSSTKSALRLSENMDVDGRITDAGEARLIATIAEFADLARNSKCVELMPFATSALREATNSEEVLARVRAMTGVDLQVLSGDDEARLTFLAVRRWFGWSAGRIINLDIGGGSLEMSNGGDEEPDVALSLQLGAGRLTRQWLSDDPPGKRKIAVLRDWLDAELVVPTKTMLEAGKPDLAVGTSKTFRSLARLTGAAPSAAGPRVRRTLTSSGLRQLIAFISRMTAADRAELEGVSSDRSQQLVAGALVAEASMRALSLDSIEICPWALREGLILRKLDTESNGGPVEVPPVASVARAESA; from the coding sequence GTGCGGCTTGGTGTTCTCGATGTCGGAAGCAATACCGTTCACCTGCTCGTGGTGGACGCGCATCGTGGTGGTCACCCGATGCCGATGAGCTCGACGAAGTCGGCGTTACGCCTGTCCGAGAACATGGATGTCGACGGTCGCATCACCGACGCGGGCGAGGCCAGGCTGATCGCCACCATCGCCGAATTCGCCGATCTGGCGCGCAACTCCAAGTGTGTCGAGCTGATGCCGTTCGCCACCTCGGCCCTGCGCGAGGCCACCAATTCCGAGGAAGTGCTGGCCCGGGTGCGCGCCATGACCGGCGTCGACCTGCAGGTCCTCTCCGGTGACGACGAGGCTCGCCTGACCTTCCTTGCCGTGCGCCGCTGGTTCGGCTGGAGCGCGGGCCGCATCATCAACCTCGACATCGGCGGCGGCTCGCTGGAGATGTCCAACGGTGGTGACGAGGAGCCCGATGTGGCCTTGTCGCTGCAGCTCGGCGCGGGCAGGCTGACCAGGCAGTGGCTGAGCGACGACCCGCCGGGCAAGCGCAAGATCGCCGTCCTGCGCGACTGGCTCGACGCCGAACTCGTCGTCCCGACGAAGACCATGCTCGAGGCGGGCAAACCGGACCTGGCCGTCGGCACCTCGAAGACGTTCCGCTCGCTGGCCAGGCTGACCGGGGCGGCACCCTCGGCCGCCGGTCCGCGGGTGCGCCGTACACTGACCAGCTCCGGTTTGCGGCAGCTGATCGCGTTCATCTCCCGGATGACCGCGGCGGACCGTGCCGAGCTGGAAGGTGTGAGTTCGGACCGGTCCCAGCAGTTGGTGGCCGGCGCACTGGTCGCGGAGGCGAGTATGCGGGCGTTGTCGCTCGACAGCATCGAGATCTGCCCATGGGCGCTGCGTGAAGGCCTGATCCTGCGCAAGCTGGATACCGAGTCGAACGGAGGGCCGGTCGAGGTCCCGCCGGTCGCATCGGTGGCGAGAGCGGAGTCGGCATGA